From a single Brassica rapa cultivar Chiifu-401-42 chromosome A01, CAAS_Brap_v3.01, whole genome shotgun sequence genomic region:
- the LOC103854070 gene encoding methyltransferase-like protein 5 isoform X2, with the protein MKLKQLEGLLGGLKQFYNPKVELEQYPTGPHIASRMLFTAENSYGDITDKVVADFGCGCGTLSAAASLLDAACVIGFDIDPQSLETATLNAEELEIVDTVVMNPPFGTRKKGADMEFLSAAMKVASQAVYSLHKTSTREHIKRAALRDFNAKSAEVICELRYDLPKLYKFHKRKEVDIAVDLWRFEPRQN; encoded by the exons ATGAAGCTGAAGCAGTTAGAAGGCTTGTTGGGTGGTCTTAAACAGTTCTATAATCCTAAA GTGGAATTGGAGCAGTACCCAACTGGTCCTCACATTGCTTCTCGCATGCTTTTCACT GCAGAGAATTCATATGGAGACATAACTGATAAAGTTGTTGCGGATTTTGGTTGTGGCTGTGGTACTTTAAGTGCTGCTGCTTCTCTTCTAGATGCCGC CTGTGTGATTGGATTCGATATCGACCCTCAATCTCTTGAAACAGCAACACTAAATGCAGAGGAGCTTGAG ATTGTGGATACTGTTGTGATGAATCCTCCCTTTGGGACAAGAAAGAAAGGAGCTGACATGGAGTTTCTCTCCGCGGCAATGAAGGTCGCCTCTCAAGCTGTTTACTCCTTGCATAAGACATCTACCAGAGAA CACATTAAAAGGGCAGCGTTGCGTGATTTTAATGCCAAGAGTGCCGAAGTTATATGTGAG CTCCGGTATGACTTGCCGAAACTCTACAAGTTCCACAAGCGAAAAGAAGTCGATATCGCGGTTGATCTCTGGCGTTTTGAACCTAGACAGAACTAG
- the LOC117132419 gene encoding transcription factor bHLH23-like produces MGEDDIVELLWKSGHLVRSSQAQRPSLPPPPPVLRGSGSGSGGGGGEESAPLPPPPPPLYTLQQPSDQNLFIREDEMASWLHHHPPREEDEFSSQLFYSGLVTTPFTQPQGSVSLTQLLPLQPPPAAAAGSAIYTPTPAERPMGQVIAERRAENFFNFSRLRGDLHTSGGVEVAAAPWVPVVVRDLTQVGSSATPLSSATTESCLTPAMVTGGVAQTFAVPRAVEMVCEITGPSSFVVSKVETKQVQMQQATETEAAEERKRKEREEPVDDTEVSQRAPSAHVSHLRVQFSKSQRKLVKKLVGQHLGRGQELQKCIRASLS; encoded by the exons AT GGGTGAAGATGATATCGTGGAGCTCTTATGGAAGAGCGGCCATCTTGTTCGAAGCAGCCAGGCACAGAGAccctctcttcctcctcctcctcctgttcTACGAGGCAGTGGAAGTGGCAGCGGCGGTGGCGGTGGAGAAGAAAGTGCTCCGCTTCCACCACCGCCTCCGCCTCTCTACACTCTCCAGCAACCGTCTGATCAGAATCTTTTCATCCGTGAAGACGAAATGGCGTCTTGGCTTCACCATCATCCTCCCCGCGAAGAAGATGAGTTCAGCTCCCAACTTTTCTACTCAGGTCTAGTCACCACCCCATTTACTCAGCCGCAGGGCTCCGTCTCTCTCACACAGCTACTACCGTTACAACCACCgccagcagcagcagcaggtaGTGCTATTTACACTCCAACGCCGGCGGAGAGACCGATGGGTCAGGTTATAGCCGAGAGAAGGGCGGAGAACTTCTTCAACTTCTCGAGGCTAAGAGGGGACCTACATACAAGCGGTGGAGTCGAAGTAGCAGCTGCACCGTGGGTTCCGGTGGTGGTTAGAGATTTGACGCAGGTGGGATCAAGCGCGACACCGTTGTCTTCGGCGACGACGGAGTCATGTCTGACACCAGCGATGGTCACTGGCGGAGTCGCGCAGACTTTTGCAGTTCCCAGAGCGGTTGAGATGGTTTGCGAGATCACCGGACCATCTTCTTTTGTGGTCTCAAAGGTCGAAACAAAGCAGGTTCAGATGCAACAAGCGACGGAGACGGAAGCTGCcgaagagaggaagagaaaagagagagaagaaccCGTTGACGATACCGAGGTGAGTCAGAGAGCACCGAGTGCGCATGTTAGTCACTTGCGCGTGCAGTTTAGCAAGTCTCAAAG GAAACTGGTGAAGAAGCTCGTGGGTCAACATCTAGGAAGAGGTCAAGAGCTGCAGAAATGcataagagcatcattatcctaG
- the LOC103854107 gene encoding zinc finger HIT domain-containing protein 3 isoform X1, which yields MCPRAAPTCEICEKVVSKYKCPSCLVPYCSLGCFKKHKETPCAKPSSTEEKPAASPAKDVSVVENKDVVVKTDHKASASSAAKEVPVARPIIVEEEKYVVEKTQLEAIASCSEIREALKDKALQKLISSIDSSPNPLLELDEAMGVEAFRVLTEKILSNISKSSDKQ from the exons ATGTGTCCTCGAGCTGCTCCGACATGCGAAATCTGCGAGAAAGTTGTATCCAAGTACAAGTGTCCCTCTTGCCTTGTTCCTTA CTGTTCCTTGGGTTGTTTCAAGAAGCACAAAG AGACTCCATGTGCTAAACCTTCTTCAACCGAGGAGAAGCCAG CAGCTTCTCCAGCAAAGGATGTCTCGGTAGTGGAAAACAAAGATGTGGTAGTAAAGACAGATCACAAGGCTAGTG CTTCATCTGCAGCAAAGGAAGTTCCAGTGGCTAGACCGATAATTGTGGAGGAAGAAAAGTATGTCGTAGAGAAGACACAGCTCGAGGCCATCG CTTCTTGTAGTGAAATCAGAGAAGCTCTAAAGGATAAAGCCCTTCAGAAACTCATCTCCAGTATCGATAGTTCCCCCAACCCTTTACTG GAACTGGATGAAGCCATGGGAGTAGAAGCTTTCCGCGTACTCACAGAAAAG ATTCTATCGAACATATCCAAGAGTAGTGACAAGCAATGA
- the LOC103854107 gene encoding zinc finger HIT domain-containing protein 3 isoform X2 — MCPRAAPTCEICEKVVSKYKCPSCLVPYCSLGCFKKHKETPCAKPSSTEEKPASPAKDVSVVENKDVVVKTDHKASASSAAKEVPVARPIIVEEEKYVVEKTQLEAIASCSEIREALKDKALQKLISSIDSSPNPLLELDEAMGVEAFRVLTEKILSNISKSSDKQ, encoded by the exons ATGTGTCCTCGAGCTGCTCCGACATGCGAAATCTGCGAGAAAGTTGTATCCAAGTACAAGTGTCCCTCTTGCCTTGTTCCTTA CTGTTCCTTGGGTTGTTTCAAGAAGCACAAAG AGACTCCATGTGCTAAACCTTCTTCAACCGAGGAGAAGCCAG CTTCTCCAGCAAAGGATGTCTCGGTAGTGGAAAACAAAGATGTGGTAGTAAAGACAGATCACAAGGCTAGTG CTTCATCTGCAGCAAAGGAAGTTCCAGTGGCTAGACCGATAATTGTGGAGGAAGAAAAGTATGTCGTAGAGAAGACACAGCTCGAGGCCATCG CTTCTTGTAGTGAAATCAGAGAAGCTCTAAAGGATAAAGCCCTTCAGAAACTCATCTCCAGTATCGATAGTTCCCCCAACCCTTTACTG GAACTGGATGAAGCCATGGGAGTAGAAGCTTTCCGCGTACTCACAGAAAAG ATTCTATCGAACATATCCAAGAGTAGTGACAAGCAATGA
- the LOC103855208 gene encoding putative transcription factor bHLH056, producing MKALQELIPRCNKTDKASMLEDAIQYVKSLQMQIQMMSTGMPMMYTPNMQRFMPSSAMGMMGVNRPPFIPFPRMALPRPAHMEGLGPPYPPPRYPFPIIQGFDPSRVQQPDPVQNQPQFPGCLNPYSQFVGLQQMQQPPPPHLQNQSSSQLSFSQASSSKEPEDQDNKPKG from the exons ATGAAGGCCCTCCAAGAACTCATTCCTCGCTGCAACAAG ACTGATAAAGCTTCAATGCTGGAAGATGCTATCCAGTACGTGAAGTCGCTACAAATGCAAATACAG ATGATGTCTACAGGAATGCCGATGATGTATACACCAAATATGCAACGTTTCATGCCCTCCTCGGCAATGGGAATGATGGGTGTGAACCGGCCTCCATTTATACCTTTCCCTCGCATGGCTTTACCTAGGCCGGCTCATATGGAAGGTCTAGGTCCACCGTATCCACCACCGCGAtatccttttccaatcattcaAGGCTTTGACCCATCCAGAGTCCAACAGCCTGACCCGGTCCAGAACCAGCCTCAGTTCCCGGGTTGCTTGAATCCTTATAGCCAGTTTGTTGGTCTCCAACAAATGCAacaacctcctcctcctcacttGCAG AATCAATCATCATCACAGCTGAGTTTCAGCCAGGCAAGTAGTAGTAAGGAACCTGAAGATCAGGATAACAAACCAAAAG GTTAA
- the LOC103854070 gene encoding methyltransferase-like protein 5 isoform X1 gives MKLKQLEGLLGGLKQFYNPKVELEQYPTGPHIASRMLFTAENSYGDITDKVVADFGCGCGTLSAAASLLDAACVIGFDIDPQSLETATLNAEELEVEIDFVQCDVTKLELKGQIVDTVVMNPPFGTRKKGADMEFLSAAMKVASQAVYSLHKTSTREHIKRAALRDFNAKSAEVICELRYDLPKLYKFHKRKEVDIAVDLWRFEPRQN, from the exons ATGAAGCTGAAGCAGTTAGAAGGCTTGTTGGGTGGTCTTAAACAGTTCTATAATCCTAAA GTGGAATTGGAGCAGTACCCAACTGGTCCTCACATTGCTTCTCGCATGCTTTTCACT GCAGAGAATTCATATGGAGACATAACTGATAAAGTTGTTGCGGATTTTGGTTGTGGCTGTGGTACTTTAAGTGCTGCTGCTTCTCTTCTAGATGCCGC CTGTGTGATTGGATTCGATATCGACCCTCAATCTCTTGAAACAGCAACACTAAATGCAGAGGAGCTTGAG GTGGAGATAGATTTTGTTCAGTGTGACGTTACAAAGTTAGAGTTAAAAG GCCAGATTGTGGATACTGTTGTGATGAATCCTCCCTTTGGGACAAGAAAGAAAGGAGCTGACATGGAGTTTCTCTCCGCGGCAATGAAGGTCGCCTCTCAAGCTGTTTACTCCTTGCATAAGACATCTACCAGAGAA CACATTAAAAGGGCAGCGTTGCGTGATTTTAATGCCAAGAGTGCCGAAGTTATATGTGAG CTCCGGTATGACTTGCCGAAACTCTACAAGTTCCACAAGCGAAAAGAAGTCGATATCGCGGTTGATCTCTGGCGTTTTGAACCTAGACAGAACTAG
- the LOC103854095 gene encoding putative transcription factor bHLH056 produces the protein MGEDDIVELLWKSGHLVRSSQAQRPSPPPVLRGSGSGSGGGGGEESAPLPLPLPHSQPSDENILASWLNHHPPPGEDELNYHLFYSGLVSTPFTQPQGSVSLTPRPPPQPPPPPPPASFIMFTPTAAERPMGQFIAGRRAESFFNFSRLRGNVHTGGRVEAAAAGAQWVKDSTQVGSSATPTSSAPESCLTPPTFTGGVAQTFAVPSLTRKVVETVCEIAGPSSSSTDTEQVQIQPATETEAADERKRKEREEAVDDTEETGEEARGSTSRKRSRAAEMHNISERRRREKINEKLKALQELIPRCNKTDKASMLEDAIEYVKSLQLQIQMMSTGGMMPMMYAPNMQRFIAPSAMGMNRPPFIPFPGMALPRQVHMVGLGPPYPPQRYPFTNVQGFDPSSVHLPAQQPDPNQPQFPGYMNPYSQFVGLQQMQQPPHPTQLQNQSQVSFSQASSSKEPEDQDNKPIGKRGRGQRHFLRDELMFTILADPFPSRCCRLKKKESAIQANAQS, from the exons AT GGGTGAAGATGATATCGTGGAGCTCTTATGGAAGAGCGGCCATCTTGTTCGAAGCAGCCAGGCACAGAGACCCTCTCCTCCTCCTGTTCTACGAGGCAGTGGAAGTGGCAGCGGCGGCGGCGGTGGAGAAGAAAGTGCTCCCCTTCCGCTTCCGCTTCCCCACAGTCAACCGTctgatgagaatattttggcgtCTTGGCTTAACCATCATCCTCCTCCAGGCGAAGATGAGTTAAACTATCATCTTTTCTACTCCGGCCTCGTCTCAACCCCATTTACTCAGCCCCAGGGCTCCGTCTCTCTCACACCTCGTCCACCACCACAGCCACCGCCACCGCCACCGCCAGCTAGTTTTATTATGTTCACTCCGACGGCAGCGGAGAGACCGATGGGTCAGTTCATCGCCGGGAGAAGGGCGGAGAGCTTCTTCAACTTCTCGAGGCTAAGAGGGAACGTACATACAGGCGGTAGAGttgaagcagcagcagcaggtGCACAGTGGGTTAAAGATTCAACGCAGGTGGGATCAAGCGCGACTCCGACTTCTTCTGCACCCGAGTCCTGTCTGACACCACCGACGTTCACTGGCGGAGTGGCGCAGACTTTTGCAGTCCCCAGTCTCACTCGGAAGGTGGTTGAGACGGTTTGCGAGATCGCCGGACCGTCTTCTTCTTCGACGGATACAGAGCAGGTTCAGATACAACCAGCGACGGAGACGGAAGCTGCGGATGAGaggaagagaaaagagagagaagaagccGTTGACGATACCGAG GAAACTGGCGAAGAGGCTCGTGGTTCAACTTCTAGGAAGAGGTCACGCGCTGCGGAAATGCATAACATCTCCGAAAGG agAAGGAGAGAAAAGATCAACGAGAAGCTCAAGGCTCTCCAAGAACTCATTCCTCGCTGTAACAAG ACTGATAAAGCTTCAATGCTAGAAGATGCTATCGAGTACGTCAAGTCGCTACAGCTGCAAATACAG ATGATGTCGACGGGAGGTATGATGCCTATGATGTATGCTCCAAACATGCAACGTTTCATTGCCCCCTCGGCAATGGGTATGAACCGGCCTCCATTTATACCTTTCCCTGGCATGGCTTTACCTAGGCAGGTTCATATGGTAGGTCTAGGTCCACCGTATCCACCACAAAGATATCCTTTTACAAACGTTCAAGGCTTTGACCCATCCAGCGTCCATTTACCAGCTCAGCAGCCTGACCCGAACCAGCCTCAGTTTCCGGGTTACATGAATCCTTATAGCCAGTTTGTTGGTCTCCAACAAATGCAACAACCTCCTCATCCTACTCAGTTGCAG aatcaGTCTCAGGTGAGTTTCAGCCAGGCAAGTAGTAGCAAGGAACCTGAAGATCAGGACAACAAACCAATAGGTAAGCGGGGAAGGGGGCAGAGACATTTCTTGCGAGATGAGTTAATGTTCACGATTTTGGCAGATCCATTTCCATCGCGTTGTTgcaggttaaaaaaaaaagaatcagcTATCCAAGCAAATGCTCAAAGTTGA